The DNA region ACGCCGTCAGCCCCGACGCCGACGCCGTCCTCGTCGGCCCCCGGCGCGTACGTGATCGACGACGGACACATCGACCTGGCCGCGCGCCCGGGAGAGGGCGGAAAGCTCGCCTTCCAGATCAAGGACGGCACCCTCCAGAACCCGCGGTGGCACGAGCCCGACGACGTCGTCATCCACGTCAGACGCGCGGCCAAGCGCCGTATCAGCGAGGCGTACGCCTTCCTCGGCACCCCCGGAGACCCCGTCTGGTGGCTCCCGTCCAGCCAACTCGCCGGACTCGTCTGGCCCGGCTGGAGCACCGAGGGCTTCCCCGCCTCCCAGGTCAGGGGCAGGATCACCTACCGGCTCGACTCCCTCCAGGGCCCGGGCACGCTCGCCGTCGTCAACGACAACTCGATGGACAGCACGGTCCTCGTCGACAGCGGCGACGGACTGCCCGACGCGTTCGAGCACGCCGCCGGCAGCCACTCCCACTCCGCGTGGGCCTTCACCAAGGAAGGCGTCTACCGCACGACGTTCACGGTCGCAGCCACCCTCACCGACGGTACGAAGGTCAGCGACACGGCGACGATCGCCTGGGCCGTCGGGGCCGTCGACCCCACGACGGTGAAGCCGGGGGAGAACACCGACCCCACCGCCCCCACGACCGCCCCGCCCAGCGGGACCCCGACCACCACCAACCCGACCGCGTCCCGGCCGGGGCCGGATCCGTCCCTGTCCTCGTCCGCACCGGCACCCGAAGCCACAGACGGCCCGACAGGCAAGGAGACCCCGCGAACGGGCGGCGACTCCGGGAACGGTGGCCGGGTCACCAGTGGATCGACCGGCGGCGGCCTGGCTTCCACCGGCGCCCCCGCCCTGCTGCCCGTCGGCCTGGCGATCGCCGCGGTCTGCGCCGGAGCGGCGGCCCTCCTGCTCGCCCGCCGCCGGCGCGAGGATCCGTCGGACCTCGCCCCTGACGCTCCCTGACCACCGGCTCCGGGGGTCACAGCCGTCCCTCCCGCCCCCGGGGCCGGTCCTCCGTACCCACCACAAGGTCCACCAAGGAGTTCCGTCGTGCGCACCACCGCACCACGTAGAACCGCTCTCGCACTGGCCGGTGCCCTGCTCCTTGCCGGCTGTTCCGGCCCCGGCCCCGGTGCCTCCGACGCCGCCCTGACGGTCTCGACGACCACCGGCATCATCGCCGACCTGGTGCGCCAGGTCGGCGGCGAGCGCGTCGACGTCACCTCCATCGTTCCGCACCACGGCGACCCGCACTCCTACGAGCCCAGCCCGAGCGACACGGCCAAGGTCGCGCGGGCCGACCTCGTCTTCTCCAACGGGCTGCTCCTGGAGGAGCCCGGGATCATGAAGATGATCCACAACAACGCCCGCGAGGGCACACCGAAGGTCGAGATCGCCGACAGGCTCGAGCAGTTCGGCGGCCACGTCATGAAGCTGGAGGAGGACCTCGGCCTCGACGTGCTGTGGCTCGGCTGGGCCGTGGAGGGCGAGGTCACCGGCGAGGGCGCCCATGTCCGTACCAGCGCCGTGAAGCTCACAGGCCCGGGCGACCTGCACGTCTACCTCACCGACACCCTCGGCAACCCCACCAGCTACATCGACTCGACCGACGGCCTCGACACGAAGGACTCCTTCACCCTGCCGCCCGAGGCCCACACCCACGTCAACTGGGTCTTCACGAAGCCGGGTACGTACGAGCTGACCGTACGCGGCCAGGTCGAGGCCCTGGACGGAACGACCTCCGACGCGGGGCAGGGCACCGTCACCTTCACCGTCGGCGGCGCCGCACACAACAAGCAGGCCCAGGGCCGCACGACGCTCGACGGCGGACACGCCGACCTCACCCTCAACGCCCGGCAGAAGTCCGTCTACGTACGGACCGACGACAAGGCCACCGGCGAACGCATGCGCATACCCGGCCCGGGCGTCGCGCTGAACGTCCCCGACCGGGCGAAGGCGAAGGTGCCCAAGGAGCAGCAGTACCGCTTCCTCGGCCCCGCCGGCCAGGACATCTGGGTCCTGCCCCAGGCCGTCATCGGCAAGCACGTCCACGGCGACCTGGACCCGCACGCCTGGGGCGACGTCTCCAACGCAGAGGCGTACGTCCGCCGCATCCAATCCGAACTCGCCAAGGCCGACCCCGCCGGCAAGGCCGTCTACGAGCGCAACACCAAGACGTACCTGCGCTCGCTCGCCGACCTGCACAAGAACGTCGCCACCACGCTCGCCACCGTCCCCGTGGCCCACCGCAAGCTCATCACCACGCACGACGCCTTCGGCTACCTCGCCCAGGCGTACGGGATGGAGGTCGCCGGCTTCGTCGTCCCCGTACCGAGCCAGGAGCCGAGCGCGGCCGAGGTCGAGCAACTGCGCCGCACCATCCGGGAGAAGAAGGTCCCGGCCGTCTTCCTCGAACCCAACCTCGCCGCACGCGCCGACATCCTGCGCCGGGTGGCCCAGGACGAGGGCGTGGGCCTCTGCACGATCTACGGCGACTCCTTCGACGACAAGGTCCACGACTACGTCGGGATGATGCGCCACAACGCCGACGAACTCGCCCGCTGCCTGGGCGGAAAGGGAAGCACGACCCGATGACGAGCCTACGCAAGAAGGGGACACCCGGCCGGATCACGCTGGGCTGCGCCCTCGGTACGGCCCTGCTGCTGACCCTCACCGCGGCCCTCACCGCGACCGCCGCCGCGGCCGAGCCCTCGGCGACCGAGCCCTCGGCGTCCGGGACTTCGGCGTCCGAGTCCCCGGTCCCGCCGGCCGTCACGCCGGACACGCAGGTCCTGGTCGTACCGGACGAGGCCGCGTACGCGTTCCTGGGCGAACCGGGGGCGCGGGTGTGGGACATCGAGGAGCCCGCCGACGCCGCCGGACTGACCCTCACGGGCGTCGACGGCCCCGGAGCCCTGGTCATCCACCGTGGGGGAGAGGGCACGGCGCCCGAGCTGGTGGCGCGCAGTGACGGTGCCGAAGGGCTGCCGGAGGACGGCTACCCGATTCCGCCACGTGACGCCGCTGCCACCGACATCGCGGTGCCGCCCGTCTCCCGCTGGGCGTTCACCGCCCCGGGCACGTACGGGCTCACCCTCGCCGACTCCCCGGAGTCGGAACCGGTCCGCCGGACGACGACGTTGACGGTACGGGTCGGCGCCCCCGCGCTCGTCACGCCTACGCCTACGCCGACACCCACGCCCACGCCCACGGCGGCCGCTCCGACGGCGCCCGCCCTGGTGGTCACGCGCGCGGCGGCCCCGGCACCCACCAGGGCGAAGGCGGCCACGGAGAAGAAGGTCCTCCAGGAAGGCCATGTCGACATCGCCGCCCGCGTCGTCGACGGGAAGCTGCAGATCCAGGTCAAGGACGGCACGGTCGCCGGGAAGACCACCTGGCGCGAGCCGTCCTCGGTGGAGCTCCACGTCAGGCCCGCCGCGAAGAAGCAGATCCCGGCCGGGAACGCCTTCTCCTTCCTGGGCAAGAGCGGCGAGCCGGTCTGGCTGCTCGACCAGGTCCAGCAGGAGGGCCTGCTGTGGCCGGGCTGGTCCACCGACAACGTCGAGGCGGGCGCGCTCAAGGGCGGTGTGAAGTTCGCCCTGACGAAGGCCGAGGGGCCCGGCGGCTTCGCCCTCTACACGTACGACGGACTCTCGGGCGCGAACGTCCTGTTCAACAGCAAGGACGGCGTGCCGGACACCATCGACGTCCCGGCCAACACGCATGCCCACGGCGGTTGGGCCTTCGGCGGCGAGGGAGTGCACCGGCTCACGGTCTCGATGACCGGCACCCTGGCGAACGGCTCGGCCTCGACGGACACGGAGACGCTCACGTTCGTGGTCGGCGACGGGACGCACTCGGGTTCGCCCGTCAACCCGTCCGCCGACTCGTCCGCCGACTCGTCCGGCAACCCGTCCGCCGACCCGTCCACCGGCGCGTCAGACGGCGGAGACCCCGCCGAGGCCCCCAAGGGCACATCCGGCTCCATGGCCGACACCGGCGCGGGCGACGTGGCGCTCATGGGCAGCGCCGCCGTGGCGCTCGCCGCAGCCGGCGCCACCCTGGTCGTGCTGAACCGCCGCAGGGGCCGAGGGAACGGAGTACGGGCATGAGCGCGGCCGGTCCCGTCCTGCGGGCCGAGGGCGTCACCGTCGCTCTCGGCGGCCGCATCGCACTCCAGGACGCGCACCTCTCCGTCGGCGCGGGCGAACTCGTCGGGCTGATCGGACCCAACGGCGCCGGCAAGACGACCCTGCTGCGGGCCGTCCTCGGCCTCACCACCCTGTCGGCCGGCCGCGTCCTGGTGGCCGGGCAGCCCGTATCGGAGGCGCGGCGCCTGATCGGCTACGTCCCCCAGCGTCACGAGTTCGCCTGGGACTTCCCCGTCGACATCGCCGGCGCCGTCCTGTCCGGCCGCACCCGGCGCATCGGCTGGCTGCGCAGACCGGCGGCGGCCGACCATGCCGCCGTGGACCGGGCGCTGGAACTCAGCGGCCTCACGGACCTGCGGCGCCGGCCCATCGGCGAGCTGTCGGGCGGCCAGCGGCAGCGCGTCCTCGTGGCCCGTGCCCTGGCCGCCGAGCCGCGCATCCTGCTTCTGGACGAGCCGTTCACCGGCGTCGACGTCCCCACGCAGGAACTCCTGAACGACCTGTTCGGCCGGCTGGCCGAGGACGGAACGGCCCTGCTGATGACCACACACGACCTGGCGGCCGCCGCCCGCACCTGCACCCGCGTCGTCCTGCTCAACCGGACGGTGGTCGCGGAGGGCGGCCCGGAACTCCTTTCCGATCCGGACCGGATGCTCCAGGCCTTCGGCCTTGACCGGGCGGGCGCCGGGAGCGCGGCGGAGGCGGCGGCGTGATCGACTTTCTGCTCGGCCCGTGGGAACTGCCCTTCATGCAGCGCGCCTTCGCGGTCGCCGCGGTCGTCGGCCTGGTCTGCGGGGTCGTCGGCGTCTTCGTCGTCCTGCGGGGCATGGCCTTCATCGGTGATGCCGTGGCGCACTCGGCGTTCCCGGGCGTCGCCCTCGCGTACGCCCTGGAGGGCAATCTGCTGCTCGGCGGCGCGGCCGCCGGCATCACCACGGCCGTCCTGATCGCCTTCGTCTCCCAGAACCGGCGGCTGAAGGAGGACACCGTCATCGGCGTCTTCTTCGCGTTCGCCTTCGGCCTCGGCATCGTCCTCGTCTCCACCCGGGACAGCTGGACGACCGACCTGTCGTCCTTCCTGTTCGGCCAGGTCCTCGCCGTCGGCCCCGAGGACGTGTGGACGGTGGCGGGACTCGGAGCCGTACTCGTCACCGTCGTCCTCCTCCTGCGCAAGGAGCTCGTCGCCGTCACCCTGGACCGCGAGACGGCCCGCGCCGCCGGACTGCCGGTCTTCCGCCTCGACCTGCTCCTCTACATCGTCGTGACGACGACGATCGTCATGTCCCTCGAGGCGGTCGGCAACATCCTGGTCCTCGCGCTGCTCATCACCCCCGCCGCGACCGCCCGCATGCTCACCGACCGGCTCGGCGT from Streptomyces fradiae includes:
- a CDS encoding choice-of-anchor M domain-containing protein, whose translation is MTSLRKKGTPGRITLGCALGTALLLTLTAALTATAAAAEPSATEPSASGTSASESPVPPAVTPDTQVLVVPDEAAYAFLGEPGARVWDIEEPADAAGLTLTGVDGPGALVIHRGGEGTAPELVARSDGAEGLPEDGYPIPPRDAAATDIAVPPVSRWAFTAPGTYGLTLADSPESEPVRRTTTLTVRVGAPALVTPTPTPTPTPTPTAAAPTAPALVVTRAAAPAPTRAKAATEKKVLQEGHVDIAARVVDGKLQIQVKDGTVAGKTTWREPSSVELHVRPAAKKQIPAGNAFSFLGKSGEPVWLLDQVQQEGLLWPGWSTDNVEAGALKGGVKFALTKAEGPGGFALYTYDGLSGANVLFNSKDGVPDTIDVPANTHAHGGWAFGGEGVHRLTVSMTGTLANGSASTDTETLTFVVGDGTHSGSPVNPSADSSADSSGNPSADPSTGASDGGDPAEAPKGTSGSMADTGAGDVALMGSAAVALAAAGATLVVLNRRRGRGNGVRA
- a CDS encoding anchored repeat ABC transporter, substrate-binding protein, which translates into the protein MRTTAPRRTALALAGALLLAGCSGPGPGASDAALTVSTTTGIIADLVRQVGGERVDVTSIVPHHGDPHSYEPSPSDTAKVARADLVFSNGLLLEEPGIMKMIHNNAREGTPKVEIADRLEQFGGHVMKLEEDLGLDVLWLGWAVEGEVTGEGAHVRTSAVKLTGPGDLHVYLTDTLGNPTSYIDSTDGLDTKDSFTLPPEAHTHVNWVFTKPGTYELTVRGQVEALDGTTSDAGQGTVTFTVGGAAHNKQAQGRTTLDGGHADLTLNARQKSVYVRTDDKATGERMRIPGPGVALNVPDRAKAKVPKEQQYRFLGPAGQDIWVLPQAVIGKHVHGDLDPHAWGDVSNAEAYVRRIQSELAKADPAGKAVYERNTKTYLRSLADLHKNVATTLATVPVAHRKLITTHDAFGYLAQAYGMEVAGFVVPVPSQEPSAAEVEQLRRTIREKKVPAVFLEPNLAARADILRRVAQDEGVGLCTIYGDSFDDKVHDYVGMMRHNADELARCLGGKGSTTR
- a CDS encoding anchored repeat-type ABC transporter permease subunit; translation: MIDFLLGPWELPFMQRAFAVAAVVGLVCGVVGVFVVLRGMAFIGDAVAHSAFPGVALAYALEGNLLLGGAAAGITTAVLIAFVSQNRRLKEDTVIGVFFAFAFGLGIVLVSTRDSWTTDLSSFLFGQVLAVGPEDVWTVAGLGAVLVTVVLLLRKELVAVTLDRETARAAGLPVFRLDLLLYIVVTTTIVMSLEAVGNILVLALLITPAATARMLTDRLGVMTLLASGLGCAGTLGGLYVSYAYDLAAGGSIVVVLTGLFALTWCLAPRHGLLARARRRAAPAALPVPEVTG
- a CDS encoding choice-of-anchor M domain-containing protein, coding for MSVLTHGRRAVAATAATLAAALLAAAAGLVAAGSGTARADSGAVVLAQGDIDFVPQLADGRLDLRIADRTGDGTVLREPSEVVLHVVPEAKESILSPVNPVLGDGLYGWFLNGRHAKDVFALTPGWAGLAGARSAEVTLDRAQGEGRFALYTFTEEMEWSDQEPVQHLNSEDPAHRSFSLPQGTERSVPTWGFAAEGVHRLTLTVSATLADGSKVSDTETLAVAVGSTDPTQVRPGDGTTPTPTSSTPSAPTPTPSSSAPGAYVIDDGHIDLAARPGEGGKLAFQIKDGTLQNPRWHEPDDVVIHVRRAAKRRISEAYAFLGTPGDPVWWLPSSQLAGLVWPGWSTEGFPASQVRGRITYRLDSLQGPGTLAVVNDNSMDSTVLVDSGDGLPDAFEHAAGSHSHSAWAFTKEGVYRTTFTVAATLTDGTKVSDTATIAWAVGAVDPTTVKPGENTDPTAPTTAPPSGTPTTTNPTASRPGPDPSLSSSAPAPEATDGPTGKETPRTGGDSGNGGRVTSGSTGGGLASTGAPALLPVGLAIAAVCAGAAALLLARRRREDPSDLAPDAP
- a CDS encoding anchored repeat-type ABC transporter ATP-binding subunit, coding for MSAAGPVLRAEGVTVALGGRIALQDAHLSVGAGELVGLIGPNGAGKTTLLRAVLGLTTLSAGRVLVAGQPVSEARRLIGYVPQRHEFAWDFPVDIAGAVLSGRTRRIGWLRRPAAADHAAVDRALELSGLTDLRRRPIGELSGGQRQRVLVARALAAEPRILLLDEPFTGVDVPTQELLNDLFGRLAEDGTALLMTTHDLAAAARTCTRVVLLNRTVVAEGGPELLSDPDRMLQAFGLDRAGAGSAAEAAA